Proteins encoded within one genomic window of Panicum virgatum strain AP13 chromosome 1N, P.virgatum_v5, whole genome shotgun sequence:
- the LOC120657265 gene encoding ATP synthase delta chain, chloroplastic-like: MAALRLASFTLRPAAAAASPSSGAAPRSASFARAARGLPSLRLAPPRRRGDLARPRAAADAAAEGYATALSEVAAENGTLEQTVSDLEKLEKIFADEAVAEFFDNPTVPRDVKSQLIDEIAKSSELQPHVVNFLNVVVDNFRAGIVPQIVAEFENVYNALSGTEVATVTSVVQLESKDLAQIAQHVQKMTGAQNVRLKTQLDPDLIAGFTVQYGRDGSNFIDMSVRKQIEEIASEFELPSVALEV; this comes from the coding sequence ATGGCCGCGCTACGCCTCGCCTCCTTCACcctccgcccggccgccgccgcggcatccccctcctccggcgcggcgccgcggtCCGCCTCcttcgcccgcgccgcgcgggggCTCCCCTCGCTCCGCctggccccgccccgccgccgcggggacctCGCCAggccccgcgccgcggccgacgccgcggcggagggctaCGCGACCGCGCTGTCCGAGGTGGCCGCCGAGAACGGAACCCTCGAGCAGACCGTGTCCGACTTGGAGAAGCTGGAGAAGATCTTCGCCGACGAGGCCGTCGCCGAGTTCTTCGACAACCCCACCGTGCCGCGCGATGTGAAGTCCCAGCTCATCGACGAGATCGCCAAGTCGTCCGAGCTGCAGCCGCACGTCGTCAACTTCCTCAACGTCGTCGTCGACAACTTCCGCGCGGGGATCGTGCCGCAGATCGTCGCCGAGTTCGAGAACGTCTACAACGCGCTCAGCGGCACCGAGGTCGCCACCGTCACCTCCGTCGTGCAGCTCGAGTCCAAGGACCTCGCGCAGATCGCGCAGCACGTCCAGAAGATGACCGGCGCCCAGAACGTCCGCCTCAAGACGCAGCTCGACCCGGACCTCATCGCCGGCTTCACCGTGCAGTACGGCCGCGACGGATCCAACTTCATCGACATGAGCGTCCGGAAGCAGATTGAGGAGATCGCCTCAGAGTTCGAGTTGCCCTCCGTCGCCCTCGAAGTCTGA